From one Staphylococcus kloosii genomic stretch:
- the coaW gene encoding type II pantothenate kinase — MKIGIDAGGTLIKIVIQHDDYREYQTIPTTEIDKVIKWLNNHNCEDISLTGGHAATINQQLNCSTRTFVEFDAAAIGLNILLKEQGHNLDNYIFTNVGTGTSLHFSDGINQSRVGGIGTGGGMIQGLGYLLSGIEDYEELTNIAQNGNRELIDLKVKHIYENTEPPIPGDLTAANFGNVLHNIDSTFTKADKLACVIGLVGEVITTMAITVAREHNTEHVAYIGSSFHNNFLLRKVVEDYTILRGFKPYYVEHGAFSGALGCLNL, encoded by the coding sequence ATGAAAATTGGTATTGATGCAGGTGGCACACTGATTAAAATAGTTATACAACATGATGATTATAGAGAATACCAGACGATACCTACGACAGAAATTGATAAAGTCATAAAGTGGTTAAACAATCATAATTGTGAGGATATTAGTTTAACTGGTGGGCATGCTGCAACTATCAATCAACAATTAAATTGTTCTACTCGAACTTTTGTAGAATTCGATGCAGCAGCAATTGGTCTAAATATTTTACTGAAGGAGCAAGGTCACAATTTAGATAATTATATTTTTACTAATGTCGGGACGGGTACGTCTTTACATTTCTCCGATGGTATTAATCAATCCCGTGTTGGCGGTATCGGAACTGGTGGTGGAATGATTCAAGGCTTAGGCTATTTATTAAGTGGTATAGAAGATTATGAAGAATTAACTAATATAGCGCAAAATGGTAATAGAGAACTTATTGACTTAAAAGTTAAACATATATATGAAAATACCGAACCTCCAATACCTGGTGATTTAACAGCAGCAAATTTTGGTAATGTATTACATAATATAGATTCAACATTTACCAAAGCCGATAAATTAGCATGTGTCATAGGTCTCGTCGGTGAAGTTATTACAACTATGGCGATTACAGTTGCGAGAGAACATAATACTGAACATGTTGCATATATAGGTTCTTCGTTCCACAATAACTTTTTGTTAAGAAAAGTAGTTGAAGATTATACAATCTTAAGAGGATTTAAGCCTTATTATGTTGAGCATGGTGCTTTTTCAGGCGCACTTGGTTGTCTTAACTTATAA
- a CDS encoding CTP synthase, with the protein MTKFIFVTGGVVSSLGKGITAASLGRLLKDRGLKVTIQKFDPYLNVDPGTMSPYQHGEVFVTDDGAETDLDLGHYERFIDINLNKYSNVTAGKVYSHVLKKERRGDYLGGTVQVIPHITNEIKERLLLAGESTNADVVITEIGGTTGDIESLPFIEAIRQIRSDLGRENVMYVHCTLLPYIKAAGEMKTKPTQHSVKELRGLGIQPDLIVVRTEFEMTQDLKDKIALFCDINKASVIECRDADSLYEIPLQLSKQDMDDIVIERLQLKPKYETQLDEWQYLLDTVNSLDGKITIGLVGKYVSLQDAYLSVVESLKHAGYPFKKDVVVKWIDSSEVTDENVKDYLADVDGVLVPGGFGFRASEGKISAIKYARENNVPYFGICLGMQLATVEFARHVIGLEGAHSAELDPNTPYPIIDLLPEQKDIEDLGGTLRLGLYPCKIQPNTLAHRIYNLSDIEERHRHRYEFNNDYRQQLEDNGMVFSGTSPDGRLVEMVEIPANDFFVACQFHPEFLSRPNRPQPIFKSFIEAALKQSQK; encoded by the coding sequence ATGACAAAATTTATTTTTGTAACCGGTGGTGTAGTTTCCTCACTTGGTAAAGGTATTACGGCAGCTTCTTTAGGTAGATTATTAAAAGATCGTGGATTAAAAGTAACGATTCAAAAATTTGATCCATATTTAAATGTGGACCCAGGTACAATGAGTCCATATCAACATGGTGAAGTATTTGTCACTGATGATGGGGCAGAAACTGACTTAGACTTAGGTCACTATGAAAGATTTATCGATATTAATTTAAATAAATATTCTAACGTAACGGCTGGTAAAGTATATTCACACGTTCTAAAAAAAGAACGTCGTGGTGACTATTTAGGTGGTACGGTTCAAGTTATCCCTCATATTACAAATGAAATTAAAGAACGATTATTATTAGCAGGCGAAAGTACAAATGCAGATGTAGTTATTACAGAAATCGGCGGAACGACTGGCGATATCGAATCTTTACCATTTATCGAAGCTATTAGACAAATAAGAAGTGATTTAGGTAGAGAAAATGTAATGTATGTTCACTGTACTTTATTACCTTATATTAAAGCTGCTGGTGAAATGAAAACAAAACCAACACAACATAGTGTGAAAGAATTACGTGGTTTAGGTATTCAACCAGATTTAATTGTTGTTAGAACTGAATTTGAAATGACGCAAGATTTAAAAGATAAAATAGCATTGTTCTGTGATATTAATAAGGCAAGTGTTATTGAATGTCGTGATGCCGATTCGTTATATGAAATTCCATTACAATTAAGTAAACAAGACATGGATGATATCGTAATCGAACGTTTACAATTAAAGCCAAAATACGAAACACAATTAGATGAATGGCAATATTTATTAGATACAGTAAATAGTTTAGACGGTAAAATAACTATCGGTTTAGTTGGTAAATATGTAAGTCTACAAGACGCTTATTTATCAGTAGTTGAATCATTAAAACATGCGGGTTATCCATTTAAAAAAGATGTTGTTGTAAAATGGATAGATTCAAGTGAAGTTACAGATGAAAATGTGAAGGATTATCTAGCAGATGTAGATGGCGTACTTGTACCTGGTGGTTTCGGGTTCCGTGCTAGTGAAGGTAAAATTTCAGCTATTAAATATGCTAGAGAAAATAATGTGCCATACTTTGGTATCTGTTTAGGTATGCAATTAGCAACAGTTGAATTTGCGCGACACGTTATTGGATTAGAAGGTGCACATTCAGCAGAATTAGATCCTAACACACCATATCCAATCATTGATTTACTACCTGAACAAAAAGATATTGAGGATTTAGGGGGAACTTTACGCTTAGGCTTATATCCATGTAAAATCCAACCAAATACTTTAGCGCATCGTATTTACAATTTATCTGATATAGAAGAAAGACATCGTCATCGTTATGAATTTAACAATGATTATCGTCAACAACTTGAAGATAATGGCATGGTTTTCTCTGGTACGAGTCCAGATGGCAGATTAGTAGAAATGGTAGAAATACCTGCAAATGATTTCTTTGTAGCGTGCCAATTCCACCCAGAATTTTTATCTAGACCAAACCGACCACAACCAATCTTCAAATCATTTATTGAAGCTGCTTTAAAACAAAGTCAAAAGTAA
- a CDS encoding VOC family protein gives MLQLSPYITVENVKEAIDYYQSAFGGEVKILNKAKDNILHAELHVSTAVILHLSSNYGKTYSNENTDIILTLDDLATQEQAYNALSVEGNPHMPLEKTFFNAIHGQVKDKYGVNWLMNCFLK, from the coding sequence ATGTTGCAATTAAGCCCATACATTACTGTCGAAAATGTCAAAGAAGCAATTGATTATTATCAAAGTGCATTTGGTGGTGAGGTGAAAATATTAAATAAAGCTAAAGATAATATATTACATGCTGAATTACATGTTTCAACTGCAGTAATATTACATTTATCTAGTAATTACGGCAAAACATATAGCAATGAAAATACAGATATTATTTTGACTCTTGATGACTTAGCCACACAAGAACAAGCTTATAATGCTTTAAGTGTAGAAGGTAATCCGCATATGCCGTTAGAAAAAACATTCTTTAATGCAATACACGGGCAAGTTAAAGATAAATATGGAGTCAATTGGTTGATGAATTGCTTTTTAAAATAA
- a CDS encoding GNAT family N-acetyltransferase produces MVIKKQFKNIKVQEFEEQYRQALYDFKLSERQQIYSSLPKDVLDDALTDEDRIANIVLNEEDQVVGFFVLHQFYQHEGYDTPEQVVYIRSLSINEVFQGNGYGTQIMMFIPQYVQTVFPDFNHLYLVVDAENKGAWNLYERAGFMHTATKEEGPIGKERLYYLDLDAKYVSSLSLILNDEEYKYGINIIDLIKDGSKVGFIAVEQHDNRLNITSIEVDASERLSGIAQSALRQLSTFVRKNFEGINVITITLYGERNELKPLCLNSNFVAFEEGDDFVIFEKYINY; encoded by the coding sequence ATGGTTATTAAGAAACAATTCAAAAACATTAAAGTTCAAGAATTTGAAGAACAATATCGACAGGCACTATATGATTTTAAATTAAGTGAAAGACAGCAAATATATTCATCTTTGCCGAAAGATGTGTTGGATGATGCATTAACTGACGAGGATAGAATTGCTAACATTGTCTTAAATGAAGAAGATCAAGTCGTAGGTTTTTTTGTATTACATCAATTTTATCAACACGAAGGCTATGATACGCCAGAACAGGTCGTTTATATACGATCATTATCTATCAATGAAGTTTTCCAAGGGAATGGTTATGGTACTCAAATTATGATGTTTATCCCGCAATATGTACAAACTGTATTTCCAGACTTCAATCACCTCTATTTAGTTGTAGATGCTGAAAATAAAGGGGCTTGGAATTTATATGAACGCGCTGGATTTATGCACACTGCGACAAAAGAAGAAGGCCCAATCGGGAAAGAACGTTTATATTATTTAGATTTAGATGCCAAATATGTGTCATCTTTATCATTAATTTTAAACGATGAAGAATATAAATACGGCATCAATATTATAGATTTAATAAAAGACGGTTCAAAAGTTGGGTTTATTGCAGTGGAACAACATGATAATAGACTTAATATTACTTCGATAGAAGTTGATGCTTCGGAGCGTTTAAGTGGAATCGCTCAGAGTGCACTTAGACAACTTTCTACATTCGTTAGGAAAAATTTTGAAGGTATAAATGTCATAACAATAACGTTATATGGTGAACGAAACGAACTAAAACCCTTATGTTTAAATAGTAATTTTGTTGCTTTCGAAGAAGGGGATGATTTTGTTATCTTCGAAAAGTATATAAATTATTAA
- a CDS encoding DUF2529 family protein, whose amino-acid sequence MSKILNTQLNGIFNRLEDQALDIQMAAQCVVQAIGGEGIVYIKGYDDLKFFESYIVNSNEKLDSSEIMTDTIANTSIDTTDRVFLFAPFYTAEVQSDVETLINLDADFVLITNKPKETDFPDHLFHFVNLNTSRPIIYTEDYDKIITPHTMSFNYIYYEIYTQMIEMSRDLEL is encoded by the coding sequence ATGTCTAAAATTTTAAATACACAATTAAATGGGATATTTAATAGATTAGAAGATCAAGCGCTAGATATTCAAATGGCTGCACAATGTGTTGTCCAAGCTATTGGTGGTGAAGGCATCGTTTATATTAAAGGGTATGACGATTTAAAATTCTTTGAATCTTATATCGTTAACAGTAATGAAAAATTAGACTCAAGTGAAATTATGACTGACACGATTGCTAATACCTCAATTGATACGACAGACAGAGTGTTTTTATTCGCTCCTTTTTATACTGCAGAAGTTCAAAGTGATGTTGAAACGTTAATAAACTTAGATGCTGACTTTGTACTCATTACAAATAAACCCAAAGAAACTGATTTTCCTGATCACCTGTTTCATTTCGTTAACTTAAATACATCTAGACCAATTATTTACACAGAAGATTACGATAAAATTATTACACCACACACGATGTCATTTAATTACATTTATTATGAAATTTATACACAAATGATAGAGATGTCACGAGACTTAGAACTATAG
- a CDS encoding DUF2750 domain-containing protein, with product MSYKTKEFYQDILVTEKIYLATKKGKIIKQDILGKNVIAIWTRKDVAEQYLSKLNVEYDELKTLDIDKFVTYEMDEIFKAHEEVIINPTSNNDGELVEIEACTDELMSDLDNIRIKEFNNTIAKSDSVYGLSSQNKQQFILISDDEHEKPNIMPVWSVKKQAEKVRDEDFEECDIIEVEGEVFADWLDVLRDDDKAVAIDLKPGVIGTVTSAQVLSNKLII from the coding sequence ATGTCTTACAAAACAAAAGAATTTTACCAAGACATACTTGTGACAGAAAAAATTTACTTAGCCACTAAAAAAGGTAAAATAATCAAACAAGATATTCTAGGTAAAAATGTTATTGCAATATGGACACGTAAAGACGTGGCAGAGCAATATTTATCTAAACTTAACGTCGAATATGACGAGTTAAAAACTTTAGATATTGATAAGTTTGTTACTTATGAAATGGATGAAATTTTTAAAGCGCATGAAGAAGTTATTATTAATCCAACTTCTAATAACGATGGCGAACTAGTAGAAATTGAAGCATGTACTGATGAATTAATGTCTGATTTGGATAATATTCGCATTAAAGAATTTAATAACACAATAGCAAAATCGGACTCAGTTTATGGTCTATCATCACAAAATAAACAACAATTTATTTTAATTAGTGATGACGAACACGAAAAGCCGAATATTATGCCTGTGTGGAGTGTTAAGAAGCAAGCCGAAAAAGTAAGAGATGAAGACTTTGAAGAGTGCGACATTATAGAAGTAGAAGGCGAAGTATTTGCGGATTGGCTCGACGTTTTAAGAGACGATGACAAAGCTGTTGCTATAGACTTAAAACCTGGAGTTATAGGTACGGTGACATCTGCTCAAGTTTTATCAAATAAACTTATTATATAA
- the rpoE gene encoding DNA-directed RNA polymerase subunit delta gives MKIQDYTKEMVDEKSFIDMAYSLLNEKADTMNLYDIIDEFKAIGHYEDNEIENRIVQFYTDLNTDGRFLNVGENVWGLRDWYSVDDIEEKIAPTIQKFDILDKDDEEDKNLKLLGEDERDDDDNIPNATDDQEGLNDPEDEEVEEEINDSEIVIEDDDEELDDEELDEDDEEYDEEEEEFEE, from the coding sequence ATGAAAATACAAGATTATACTAAAGAGATGGTTGATGAGAAATCATTTATCGACATGGCATATAGCCTATTAAATGAAAAAGCAGATACAATGAATTTATACGATATCATTGATGAATTCAAAGCAATTGGTCACTATGAAGATAATGAAATTGAAAATAGAATTGTACAATTCTATACTGACTTAAACACTGATGGTCGTTTCTTAAACGTAGGAGAAAACGTATGGGGATTACGTGACTGGTATTCAGTAGATGACATTGAAGAAAAAATTGCACCAACTATTCAAAAATTTGATATCTTAGACAAAGACGACGAAGAAGATAAAAATCTTAAACTATTAGGTGAAGACGAACGAGACGATGATGACAACATTCCTAATGCAACTGATGATCAAGAAGGATTAAATGATCCTGAAGATGAAGAAGTAGAAGAAGAAATCAATGATTCTGAAATTGTTATCGAAGATGACGATGAAGAATTAGATGATGAAGAATTAGACGAAGACGACGAAGAATATGATGAAGAAGAGGAAGAATTCGAAGAGTAA